In Capillimicrobium parvum, a genomic segment contains:
- a CDS encoding AMP-dependent synthetase/ligase has translation METTSAARRPRALDAATIPEALRITAAERADHVAVRTQGGAQAWTWAQLLERVDALAAGLHRLGVRRGDSVALLLTNRPEFHLADMAAATLGATPFSIYNTYSPEQIEFVVTDAGARVLIVEQALLAGALEARQALPGLEHVIVVDGQAPEGALSLEDVVAAGAQDDFDPRAASAAIEPDDVVTLIYTSGTTGPPKGVQLTHRNVMSAVAIVNDLIRLPEDGRVISWLPAAHVAERVAHHYLPIAYGLQVTCCHDPRQILAYLPEVRPSWFFAVPRIWEKLKAGLEAMFAGLPDEQREGAQAGLRAALEKVRLEQRGEPVPGELAARVAAADEAVFAPLRAQLGFDAFESVNVGAAPTPVEVLEFFHAIGIPVAELWGMSETTGAGCVNPPERIRIGSVGPPSPGVEAKLAEDGELLVRGDVVMPGYRNQPDRTAEAIDAEGWLHTGDIAEIDEDGYVRIVDRKKELIINAAGKNMSPANIEATLKAASPLIGQTAVIGDARPYNTALIVLDADFGPAWAAQHGIQGADLAALAGDERVRAAVQEGVDAANARLARVEQIKRFHIVRGDWLPGGDELTPTMKLKRKPIAAKYAADIERLYGAS, from the coding sequence ATGGAGACCACTTCCGCCGCGCGCCGGCCTCGCGCGCTCGATGCCGCCACGATCCCGGAGGCGTTGCGGATCACCGCCGCCGAACGGGCCGATCACGTCGCCGTCCGCACCCAGGGCGGTGCGCAGGCGTGGACGTGGGCGCAGCTGCTCGAGCGCGTCGACGCCCTCGCCGCCGGCCTGCACCGGCTCGGCGTGCGTCGCGGCGACAGCGTCGCCCTGCTGCTCACCAACCGGCCGGAGTTCCACCTCGCGGACATGGCCGCCGCGACCCTCGGCGCGACGCCGTTCTCGATCTACAACACGTACTCGCCCGAGCAGATCGAGTTCGTGGTCACGGACGCCGGCGCGCGGGTGCTGATCGTGGAGCAGGCGCTGCTGGCCGGTGCGCTGGAGGCGCGCCAGGCGCTGCCGGGCCTCGAGCACGTGATCGTGGTCGACGGCCAGGCGCCGGAGGGCGCCCTGAGCCTCGAGGACGTGGTGGCCGCCGGCGCGCAGGACGACTTCGATCCGCGCGCGGCCTCCGCGGCGATCGAGCCCGACGACGTCGTCACGCTCATCTACACCTCCGGCACCACCGGGCCGCCGAAGGGCGTGCAGCTGACCCACCGCAACGTGATGAGCGCGGTGGCGATCGTCAACGACCTCATCCGCCTGCCCGAGGACGGCCGCGTCATCTCGTGGCTGCCGGCCGCGCACGTCGCCGAGCGGGTCGCCCACCATTACCTGCCGATCGCCTACGGCCTGCAGGTCACGTGCTGCCACGACCCGCGCCAGATCCTCGCCTACCTGCCCGAGGTCCGGCCCTCGTGGTTCTTCGCGGTGCCCCGCATCTGGGAGAAGCTCAAGGCCGGTCTGGAGGCGATGTTCGCCGGGCTGCCCGACGAGCAGCGCGAGGGCGCCCAGGCCGGTCTGCGGGCGGCGCTCGAGAAGGTCCGCCTCGAGCAGCGGGGCGAGCCGGTGCCCGGCGAGCTGGCGGCGCGGGTGGCCGCGGCAGACGAGGCGGTCTTCGCCCCGCTGCGCGCGCAGCTCGGCTTCGACGCGTTCGAGTCGGTGAACGTCGGCGCGGCGCCCACGCCCGTCGAGGTCCTCGAGTTCTTCCACGCCATCGGCATCCCGGTCGCCGAGCTGTGGGGCATGTCCGAGACGACCGGCGCGGGCTGCGTGAACCCGCCCGAGCGCATCAGGATCGGCAGCGTCGGACCGCCGTCGCCGGGCGTCGAGGCCAAGCTCGCGGAGGACGGCGAGCTGCTCGTCCGGGGCGACGTGGTCATGCCCGGCTACCGCAACCAGCCCGACCGCACGGCCGAGGCGATCGACGCCGAGGGGTGGCTGCACACGGGCGACATCGCCGAGATCGACGAGGACGGCTACGTGCGCATCGTCGACCGCAAGAAGGAGCTGATCATCAACGCCGCCGGCAAGAACATGTCGCCGGCGAACATCGAGGCGACGCTGAAGGCGGCCTCGCCGCTCATCGGCCAGACGGCGGTCATCGGCGACGCGCGCCCGTACAACACGGCGCTCATCGTGCTCGACGCCGACTTCGGGCCGGCCTGGGCGGCGCAGCACGGCATCCAGGGCGCCGACCTCGCCGCGCTCGCGGGCGACGAGCGGGTGCGGGCCGCGGTCCAGGAGGGCGTCGACGCGGCGAACGCGCGCCTCGCCCGGGTGGAGCAGATCAAGCGCTTCCACATCGTGCGCGGCGACTGGCTGCCCGGCGGCGACGAGCTGACCCCGACGATGAAGCTCAAGCGCAAGCCGATCGCCGCGAAGTACGCGGCGGACATCGAGCGCCTCTACGGTGCATCGTAG